In Mytilus edulis chromosome 4, xbMytEdul2.2, whole genome shotgun sequence, the following proteins share a genomic window:
- the LOC139520040 gene encoding uncharacterized protein, translating to MMFDKHHALKVLQKEEVLFSTKLNPVEILPHLISMSEMSKQEIKCEQNNKGERMATQHLLKRIRQQDKCLIEFIKALRDPEICQTDLADMLDPNHLLDTEKRWEHPASDTKAIKVTETTQRPICNGATQLRQVTEATTPPIYNGATQLRHLPFSVMKKLHILDFEEKWKDLADFLDYTVEEVQFLQTTSTSCTEKLIANWSNGDKPVQATLENLFKALDFMERKDIMCDLEKLLNYKFITQESEKRGLIFDPEEPFMDIQERKSCDIKETVLYHRTDVSKTPTEVGDMFQSIETDGVSSLETRFSTQDEREFKSLRSANHASHHIPENIPQQETEKPNVLIQNGEYDKDIRMEKQIFTDKSSPNTYCNTEPFSIMSIENNALQSFNEQKSADIAKINTTETSSSVQQQKVENTDPNIDVGNNNTKYVHKNMADKVIDCVKSNPLVVGASVIGGLSLGLFAYSRNS from the exons ATGATGTTTGATAAACACCATGCCCTAAAAGTACTGCAGAAAGAGGAGGTGTTATTTAGTACCAAGCTAAATCCAGTGGAAATATTACCTCATCTTATCAGCATGTCAGAGATGAGTAAG CAAGAAATTAAATGCGAACAAAACAACAAGGGGGAAAGAATGGCTACGCAACATTTACTGAAAAGGATTCGACAACAAGATAAATGTTTGATAGAGTTCATAAAGGCATTAAGAGATCCTGAAATTTGTCAAACAGATTTGGCAGACATGTTAGATCCTAATCATTTACTGGATACAG AAAAGAGATGGGAACATCCAGCATCAGATACAAAAGCTATAAAAGTTACAGAGACAACGCAACGACCAATTTGCAATGGTGCAACACAGCTTAGACAAGTAACGGAGGCAACAACACCACCTATATACAATGGAGCAACACAACTAAGACATTTACCATTTTCAGTGATGAAAAAATTGCATATATTAGATTTTGAGGAAAAGTGGAAGGATCTTGCGGACTTTCTTG ATTATACTGTTGAGGAAGTCCAGTTTCTGCAAACAACATCAACAAGTTGTACTGAAAAGTTAATAGCCAACTGGTCAAATGGGGATAAGCCAGTTCAAGCTACCTTAGAAAACCTTTTCAAAGCTTTAGATTTCATGGAAAGGAAAGATATCATGTGTGATCTAGAAAAATTATtgaattataaattcataacacAAGAGTCAGAGAAACGAGGATTAATTTTTGATCCTGAGGAGCCATTCATGGACATACAGGAAAGAAAATCATGTGACATTAAAGAAACAGTCTTATATCATAGGACAGATGTTAGCAAAACACCAACAGAAGTTGGTGATATGTTTCAGAGTATTGAAACAGATGGAGTATCGTCTCTAGAAACAAGATTCAGTACTCAAGATGAAAGGGAATTTAAATCATTAAGATCAGCAAATCATGCATCACATCATATCCCTGAAAACATTCCACAACAAGAGACAGAAAAACCAAATGTTCTGATTCAGAATGGAGAGTACGATAAAGACATAAGAATGGAAAAACAGATCTTCACTGACAAATCTTCACCTAACACTTACTGCAACACAGAGCCGTTTTCAATCATGTCAATAGAAAACAATGCGCTTCAATCATTTAATGAGCAAAAAAGTGCAGACATTGCTAAAATAAATACCACAGAGACAAGTTCTTCAGTACAACAACAGAAAGTAGAAAATACTGATCCTAACATAGACGTTGGAAATAACAATACCAAATATGTCCACAAAAATATGGCGGATAAGGTTATTGATTGTGTCAAGAGCAACCCATTAGTTGTTGGTGCTTCTGTTATTGGTGGTTTATCTTTGGGATTGTTTGCTTATAGTAGAAATAGTTAA